In Fusarium oxysporum f. sp. lycopersici 4287 chromosome 6, whole genome shotgun sequence, a single window of DNA contains:
- a CDS encoding hypothetical protein (At least one base has a quality score < 10), whose protein sequence is MSSLKKNRSRRNEDEKNLDALRGNDLDKYSVLDILGLDDKLGPIAGCKGPSLSEWNCRKRKITKKRLTEILQERRIHLLEGSHNDKKKMLVLNNAFNFLLGEDILSRFRFWLKHSKDIVRDGHVRPSCSNVECKKTEPVEEERTAREVLLSPSGSRVPGRNSEALENDLIVISTDDESSESGALDKSASSGVPAPQSVDGQPQTSRPNFRDGTKYTQNSAAGRIQSNSAASGMEMVETAISPPQSRHAFQKYLRRQSYVCEGCGRVSTRDRLHPFAQRKKIDHDQLYLEQWEHFQEKSPHQMIEAATKFVQKECVVEDLLHLSVSQLELLFQGKLRKRYAITGLGLGSHDEPDKSQGSDRDAPAADIDTALEAAIVAMGPACAVKCVIDLGISKVTAIFRRNLEEHRKYTEALSQVIEAPVNAKLPSPGVKHLLDLGIPVLGSILHGSLMRCYARTQGSDQHVVHDLPDLDASMPGSIRHSSPETHHRHASVDQAIEAFISKVQPSVLQNFRHLDIDTIGSMIRDKVEKRSAAEYSRPDPTDEAEETPPDQDALAGRTVTGDNGGAKSIPRDNVSASPVSPTPIQSSYKLPRQMDGGKSSAVNPSTASPSPTTSSRDRDIDLTPFLPSPPADCSHDGLCPSLCEDEDEDPPPANGRISMGPDMSLNQEPSATASDVASSRTDNSITVSQVSCMSIQNRMVTTRKRPIGDEDTEISGTKAKKARLNQGSPAEGNASVMDVTQVDEAEGHIIFASSCGGSDAASNALKDSTYVLGPSAGAESSTAGPSTAVPPLRLSSSSGQSNEGGSNAHQPSPSSSRHTVSNECAYTFDDQTKPISSRCATTTYKEHLEVSPLYTSNDGNSYPSLPRNDMRIVSRNLVDPKSSSHAQYPSQEKEQPEPYEGNKQVQSLHSTEMSDLYEKNYDLRSCSTPPIELNGFVNLENVQDHERTPWLANKRASVHNGDFDAEAEFSRNQAKLDTESHPEMPATETTLGCHQEYQNQNGDHLTEAGTFNISNLFTCAK, encoded by the exons ATGAGCTCGCTTAAGAAGAACCGCAGCAGGCGGAACGAAGATGAAAAGAACCTGGACGCCTTGCGGGGTAATGACCTCGATAAGTACAGCGTACTTGATATTCTGGGTCTCGACGACAAGCTAGGTCCAATAGCTGGTTGCAAAGGCCCCTCGCTTTCAGAATGGAATTGTCGTAAGCGGAAGATAACCAAGAAACGCTTGACTGAGATACTACAGGAGCGCCGAATCCATCTACTTGAGGGCTCCCATAACgataaaaagaaaatgcTGGTTCTCAACAACGCCTTTAACTTTCTTCTCGGGGAAGATATACTATCCCGATTTCGCTTCTGGCTCAAGCACAGCAAGGACATTGTACGTGATGGACACGTCCGGCCTTCTTGCAGTAACGTGGAGTGCAAAAAAACAGAGCCAGTCGAAGAAGAACGCACAGCACGCGAGGTGCTCCTGAGTCCATCAGGCTCGAGAGTTCCAGGCAGGAATTccgaggccttggagaatGATTTGATTGTTATCTCGACGGATGATGAGTCTTCTGAATCCGGAGCACTTGATAAGAGCGCCTCCAGCGGAGTACCAGCCCCTCAATCGGTTGATGGCCAGCCTCAAACCTCTCGTCCAAATTTCAGGGACGGCACAAAATACACCCAAAACTCCGCAGCAGGGAGAATCCAATCTAATTCGGCTGCCTCGGGCATGGAAATGGTGGAAACGGCAATATCCCCGCCCCAAAGCCGCCATGCATTCCAAAAATACCTAAGACGCCAAAGTTACGTCTGTGAAGGCTGTGGTCGTGTTTCTACGCGAGATCGTTTACACCCATTTGCTCAGCGTAAAAAAATAGACCATGACCAGCTTTACCTTGAACAATGGGAACATTTCCAGGAGAAGAGCCCGCACCAAATGATTGAGGCAGCCACTAAATTTGTGCAAAAAGAGTGTGTAGTcgaagatcttcttcatctcagcgTTTCCCAACTCGAATTACTATTCCAGGGCAAACTTAGGAAACGCTACGCGATCACAGGACTGGGCCTTGGATCTCATGACGAGCCAGATAAGAGTCAGGGATCAGATCGAGATGCGCCAGCAGCAGATATTGATACGGCGCTCGAAGCCGCCATCGTCGCTATGGGGCCGGCGTGTGCCGTGAAATGTGTTATTGATCTCGGCATTTCCAAAGTTACTGCAATCTTTCGCCGCAACCTTGAAGAGCACCGCAAATATACCGAGGCCCTGAGCCAGGTGATTGAAGCGCCTGTCAATGCCAAACTGCCGTCGCCTGGTGTGAaacatcttcttgatctcggtaTTCCCGTACTTGGCTCTATCCTCCACGGCAGCCTTATGAGGTGCTATGCCAGGACTCAGGGGTCGGATCAACATGTCGTGCATGACCTCCCTGATCTCGACGCTTCCATGCCTGGCTCAATTCGTCACAGCAGCCCCGAAACACATCATCGGCATGCTTCCGTGGACCAAGCAATCGAGGCATTCATCAGCAAGGTGCAGCCGAGTGTTTTGCAAAACTTTCGTCATCTTGACATTGATACAATTGGCTCTATGATTCGTGACAAAGTCGAGAAACGCTCTGCGGCTGAATATTCAAGGCCTGACCCTACTGATGAGGCAGAGGAGACGCCGCCAGATCAGGATGCATTGGCTGGAAGAACTGTGACCGGAGATAACGGCGGTGCCAAGTCGATCCCCAGAGACAACGTCTCGGCTTCACCCGTCTCCCCAACGCCGATCCAGAGCAGCTACAAGTTGCCTCGACAGATGGATGGTGGCAAGTCTAGCGCCGTAAACCCTTCCACTGcttctccatcaccaaccactTCATCGAGAGACCGTGATATCGACTTGACACCGTTTTTGCCCTCACCACCAGCTGACTGTAGCCACGATGGTCTTTGTCCGTCTTTatgcgaagatgaagatgaagatccCCCTCCGGCCAACGGTAGGATCTCAATGGGACCAGATATGTCGCTTAATCAGGAACCATCAGCTACAGCCTCTGATGTCGCATCCTCCCGGACTGACAACTCCATAACCGTATCCCAAGTCTCTTGTATGAGTATCCAAAACAGAATGGTAACGACGCGCAAACGACCAATCGGCGATGAAGACACTGAAATCTCAGGCACTAAAG CGAAAAAGGCGAGACTCAATCAAGGCTCTCCTGCCGAAGGAAATGCATCTGTCATGGATGTCACTCAAGTGGATGAGGCAGAAGGCCATATAATTTTCGCGTCGTCATGCGGAGGCAGTGACGCGGCCTCAAACGCTCTAAAGGATTCTACTTACGTCTTAGGGCCTTCAGCGGGTGCCGAATCTAGCACCGCCGGCCCTTCGACTGCTGTTCCTCCGCTCCGCCTTTCGTCTTCGAGTGGTCAAAGCAACGAGGGGGGCTCGAATGCGCACCAGCCGTCGCCAAGCAGTAGCCGCCACACGGTATCAAACGAGTGTGCGTATACTTTTGATGACCAAACCAAACCTATCTCCTCAAGATGTGCGACAACCACATATAAAGAACATCTCGAGGTCAGCCCTCTCTACACATCCAATGATGGCAATTCTTATCCATCTCTACCCAGAAACGATATGCGGATAGTTTCGCGCAACCTGGTGGACCCGAAATCATCATCTCATGCCCAGTACCCCTCACAAGAAAAGGAACAACCGGAGCCTTACGAAGGCAATAAACAGGTCCAGTCTTTACATAGTACAGAAATGTCAGATCTATACGAGAAAAATTACGACCTTCGATCCTGTTCGACGCCCCCGATAGAGTTGAATGGTTTCGTGAATCTTGAAAATGTACAAGACCATGAGCGGACCCCATGGCTAGCCAATAAGAGAGCATCTGTACACAATGG GGACTTTGATGCAGAAGCTGAGTTCTCACGCAACCAAGCGAAATTAGACACCGAGTCCCATCCTGAAATGCCAGCCACCGAAACCACCCTAGGATGCCATCAAGAGTACCAAAATCAAAACGGCGATCATCTTACTGAAGCAGGTACGttcaacatcagcaacctTTTCACATGCGCTAAGTGA